A genomic window from Daphnia magna isolate NIES linkage group LG9, ASM2063170v1.1, whole genome shotgun sequence includes:
- the LOC123475791 gene encoding uncharacterized protein LOC123475791, with translation MGTESPDVWPRTAEISFGNTEVTRHEFYECFEHDSNESDSIFDAVSRLPGRAFCVFRIGFKTVKDHIEFLNKFSAKESVVISGKEVRIRVRDRSVNLVRVRIQHFKFDDDLSLLNKRLREFGVISRVFWDTYQDRSLPRWNGIKTGVVNVDMEIHKSIPSFITFGSYKDPLMVSYAGQMHTCRMCDSPTHVLANCPKQPRSLTTPSTILKGPMGTRSYSSVLTNRGTVKIVRKPQETGPTGGGKMPIAPTVDADSFPELAQRSTMSPVVVFDKAPEDPISKPDEAESLSDTDSDAEDTSCVDSSVVSYSVRKKKMKETSPPLRGGRCATRYNCTWSTIYSIHDRSDG, from the exons ATGGGAACGGAATCCCCAGACGTCTGGCCACGTACTGCCGAAATCTCTTTTGGTAATACTGAAGTGACCAGACATGAATTCTACGAATGTTTCGAGCATGATAGTAATGAATCTGACAGCatctttgatgctgtttctcgCCTACCAGGGCGAGCCTTTTGCGTTTTCCGAATTGGTTTCAAGACCGTCAAAGACCATATTGAattcttgaataaatttaGTGCAAAAGAATCTGTAGTCATTAGTGGCAAGGAGGTCCGAATAAGAGTTAGAGATAGGTCAGTTAACCTCGTACGCGTTagaattcaacatttcaaattcgatGATGACCTTAGCCTGCTAAACAAGAGATTGCGCGAGTTTGGAGTGATTTCTCGGGTGTTTTGGGACACGTATCAGGATAGGTCGCTTCCAAGGTGGAACGGGATAAAGACTGGAGTTGTCAATGTGGATATGGAGATCCACAAGAGCATCCCATCTTTTATCACCTTTGGAAGCTACAAGGATCCACTAATGGTGTCTTATGCAGGACAAATGCACACATGCCGCATGTGTGATTCTCCCACCCACGTCTTAGCTAATTGCCCCAAGCAACCCCGTAGTTTAACCACCCCCAGCACCATTTTAAAAGGCCCCATGGGAACACGTAGCTATAGTAGTGTACTAACAAATCGTGGGACCGTTAAAATTGTTAGGAAGCCCCAGGAGACAGGGCCGACTGGTGGCGGGAAAATGCCAATTGCTCCAACTGTTGACGCTGATTCATTTCCCGAGTTAGCCCAGAGGTCAACGATGTCGCCTGTTGTCGTTTTTGATAAAGCTCCGGAGGAtccaatttcgaaacccgatgaaGCTGAGTCTCTTTCTGACACCGATTCTGACGCTGAAGACACTAGCTGTGTGGATTCGTCTGTGGTGTCTTATTcggtaaggaaaaagaaaatgaaagagacgag CCCACCTTTACGGGGGGGACGATGTGCCACCCGATACAATTGCACCTGGAGTACCATCTATTCCATCCATGATAGATCAGATGGATAA